One Struthio camelus isolate bStrCam1 chromosome 10, bStrCam1.hap1, whole genome shotgun sequence genomic region harbors:
- the CIBAR2 gene encoding CBY1-interacting BAR domain-containing protein 2: MNAVLARDSQVKIMEKTVANAEKYFGRFCSLMASYTRKAAKLRDKSDLLVKQLIDYANTESPELRNTMKSFAEELAKVQDYRQAEIERLDTRVVEPLKLYGIQLKQIQTELKRFNSTRSNEIKQLKKLVRLRQKAPLDRQVIAQAESSMHRAMADTSYTSKRLEETFDCFQRKKLKDVQRIFSDFVAVEMIFHAKALEVYSAAFQSLHSYDSGKDMEDFRAKIRATSGDYNPHPVHTTSPSPSLPRSLGGQRQPCCEDMTLKDLKDLKEHAPLRQLWPQQPSRAHRSQGDSPMQHLPAGLPLATLCIHL, encoded by the exons ATGAACGCCGTCCTGGCCAG GGACAGCCAGGTGAAGATCATGGAGAAGACAGTGGCCAACGCAGAGAAATACTTTGGCCGGTTCTGCTCTCTGATGGCTTCCTACACCCGGAAAGCAGCCAAGCTCCGCGACAAGTCTGATCTCCTGGTGAAGCAACTCATTGACTATGCAAATACCGAGAGCCCTGAGCTGCGAAACACCATGAAGAGCTTTGCGGAGGAGTTAGCCAAAGTGCAGGATTACAGGCAGGCTGAG ATAGAGCGACTGGACACGAGGGTGGTTGAGCCCCTGAAGCTCTACGGCATCCAACTGAAGCAGATCCAG ACAGAGCTCAAGAGGTTCAACAGCACCCGCAGCAACGAgataaagcagctgaagaagcttgtgCGGCTGCGACAGAAGGCACCGTTGGACCGGCAGGTCATC GCCCAG GCTGAATCCAGCATGCATCGAGCCATGGCGGACACCAGCTACACCTCCAAGCGCCTGGAGGAGACCTTCGACTGCTTCCAGAGAAAGAAGCTGAAGGATGTCCAG AGGATTTTCTCAGATTTTGTTGCTGTCGAAATGATTTTCCATGCCAAAGCCCTCGAGGTCTACTCTGCTGCCTTCCAGAGCCTGCACAGCTACGACAGCGGGAAGGACATGGAG GATTTTCGAGCAAAGATCCGTGCAACATCAGGAGACTACAACCCGCACCCGGTCCACACCACCAGCCCATCGCCCTCCCTGCCGCGGTCCCTGGGGGGCCAG CGCCAGCCTTGCTGTGAAGACATGACTCTGAAGGACCTGAAGGACCTGAAGGAGCATGCACCCCTGCGCCAGCTCTGGCCCCAGCAGCCCTCTCGGGCGCATCGTTCGCAAGGGGACAGCCCCATGCAACACCTCCCGGCAGGGCTGCCACTGGCCACATTGTGCATCCACCTCTGA